A region from the Candidatus Thorarchaeota archaeon genome encodes:
- a CDS encoding molybdenum cofactor biosynthesis protein has protein sequence MSKMNPFRLLVSHEEAERILLEHCNPLKNTENISISQARGRVLAESITAKENVPPFDRSAVDGYAVIAEDTFEANDTEVVLKVIDVVHAGTMPKTQVTHGTCIQIATGAPVPPGANAVVMVEFTEQRDGGVLLTKPVYPGANLAHAGEDIKVGEVVLPAGDRLTPAKIGVLAALGMTETRVFIRPQVTIIPTGKEVVAPGKPLDAGKIYDVNSFTLEAILTKNGAQVMRHPIVTDDYDQLRTAVEEALTSDLIVMSGGSSVGEKDMMVEVLENMGEILFHGVQVKPGKPTLFAMVKGTPVVGMPGYPTSCLSNAYIFLIPVIRQMAHLPPYQPRTVTAKISKRVVSASGRKQFLTVRVEDGIAYPVYRTSGAITSMSRADGYIMLPVNLDVIEEGEEVEVTLFD, from the coding sequence ATGAGCAAGATGAATCCCTTTAGACTACTGGTTTCACACGAAGAGGCCGAACGAATATTGCTTGAACACTGCAACCCGCTCAAGAATACAGAGAACATAAGTATCAGCCAAGCAAGGGGGCGCGTCTTGGCCGAGAGCATCACGGCAAAAGAGAATGTGCCACCTTTTGATCGCTCTGCTGTTGACGGGTATGCAGTTATTGCTGAAGACACGTTTGAGGCGAATGATACAGAGGTCGTACTGAAAGTCATTGATGTTGTTCATGCGGGCACCATGCCCAAGACCCAAGTCACTCATGGGACTTGTATTCAAATTGCCACTGGAGCCCCTGTACCACCAGGAGCCAATGCAGTGGTCATGGTCGAGTTCACCGAACAACGGGATGGCGGAGTTCTCTTGACAAAACCGGTCTATCCAGGCGCCAACTTGGCTCATGCAGGAGAAGACATCAAGGTAGGCGAAGTTGTCCTACCCGCTGGAGATCGGCTCACCCCCGCCAAGATTGGTGTATTGGCCGCATTAGGTATGACAGAGACCAGAGTCTTCATTCGCCCACAAGTCACAATAATCCCCACAGGAAAAGAAGTAGTTGCACCGGGGAAACCACTTGATGCAGGTAAGATCTATGACGTGAACTCATTCACATTGGAGGCCATTCTGACCAAGAATGGCGCTCAGGTCATGCGCCACCCAATTGTCACAGACGACTACGATCAGCTCAGGACTGCTGTAGAAGAAGCATTGACCTCGGATCTTATTGTCATGTCAGGAGGAAGTTCGGTAGGAGAGAAAGACATGATGGTAGAGGTCCTTGAGAATATGGGCGAGATTCTGTTTCATGGAGTACAGGTCAAACCTGGAAAACCTACACTCTTTGCAATGGTGAAAGGCACACCGGTTGTAGGAATGCCCGGGTATCCGACCTCGTGCCTGAGCAATGCATACATCTTCCTCATTCCTGTAATCCGTCAAATGGCCCATCTGCCTCCATATCAACCTAGGACTGTAACTGCAAAGATATCAAAACGGGTGGTCTCTGCATCAGGGCGCAAACAGTTTCTCACTGTACGCGTTGAAGATGGGATAGCGTATCCGGTGTACAGGACATCGGGAGCAATCACCAGCATGTCTCGTGCAGATGGATACATTATGCTACCGGTCAATCTTGATGTCATTGAAGAAGGAGAAGAGGTTGAGGTCACGCTCTTCGATTAA